One region of Pleuronectes platessa chromosome 18, fPlePla1.1, whole genome shotgun sequence genomic DNA includes:
- the fam8a1a gene encoding protein FAM8A1 isoform X2, whose translation MSGHSRANGPGSGGKPPQPTVTAEYCAQLQQWMWGYYWSYTGWQSWLSLSALSFPPPVRTPAAGGGVGGAPWLNWNPYLPGLPPPPGSSPHPGGAHIQHSATPDPRAAQEHDPPQAGREYTIPSPLQRFLAETVDFFILFCVKATIVLWIMHLSGMKDITVLITQFIVEEIDENTSMEDLQKMMAVALVYRVLVCFYETICIWGAGGATPGKFLLGLRVVTCDTSTLVRPNRVFVVPASNVSLSA comes from the exons ATGTCGGGTCACAGCCGAGCTAACGGCCCCGGATCCGGCGGCAAACCGCCGCAGCCCACGGTGACAGCGGAATACTGCGCGCAGCTTCAGCAGTGGATGTGGGGCTACTACTGGAGCTACACCGGGTGGCAGAGCTGGCTCTCCCTGTCCGCCCTCTCCTTCCCCCCGCCCGTCCGGACACCGGCTGCCGGTGGTGGTGTAGGTGGTGCACCGTGGCTCAACTGGAACCCTTATCTCCCCGGCCTCCCCCCGCCCCCGGGGTCCTCCCCTCATCCCGGGGGTGCACACATCCAGCACAGCGCGACCCCTGATCCCCGGGCAGCCCAGGAGCACGACCCCCCTCAGGCAG GACGGGAGTACACCatcccctctcctctgcagaggtTCCTGGCAGAGACAGTGGACTTCTTCATCCTGTTCTGTGTGAAGGCCACCATCGTGCTGTGGATCATGCACCTGAGTGGGATGAA GGACATCACCGTACTGATCACCCAGTTCATCGTGGAGGAGATCGACGAGAACACGTCCATGGAGGACCTGCAGAAGATGATGGCTGTGGCTCTGGTCTACAGGGTGTTGGTGTGCTTCTACGAG ACGATCTGTATTTGGGGAGCCGGTGGTGCCACTCCGGGGAAGTTCCTGCTCGGCCTGCGGGTGGTGACGTGCGACACATCCACTCTGGTGCGACCCAACCGAGTCTTCGTCGTCCCGGCGTCTAACGTCTCGCTCTCTGCGTGA